One Onychostoma macrolepis isolate SWU-2019 chromosome 10, ASM1243209v1, whole genome shotgun sequence genomic region harbors:
- the LOC131548825 gene encoding RNA-binding protein 25 isoform X2 has protein sequence MLYYGDSNEEPLRQDSLQSCRFEDDEMERQENPIYGNICLDGGGPFEMSQEVCYEQMSHASTAKKGLKVQQGDVSYASLDLTANKKRRKKRKYQKQGQTHQAQTHPQPASQQNCMDQDEEADITLPSRSSSLMVSRHSIYLNSHQVALEAEEREREREREREMEMEMEMERDDNAEREFEMHRNVHEGFDHSLGRSRQSLEQDS, from the exons atgctttACTATGGAGATTCCAATGAAGAACCATTACGTCAAGATTCACTTCAGTCTTGCAG GTTTGAGGATGATGAGATGGAAAGACAGGAAAATCCGATTTATGGAAATATATGTTTAGATGGAGGAG GACCTTTTGAAATGTCTCAGGAGGTGTGTTATGAACAAATGTCACATGCAAGCACAGCAAAGAAGGGATTAAAG GTCCAGCAGGGGGACGTGTCCTACGCCTCTTTGGATCTGACTGCCAATAAAAAGCGTAGGAAGAAGAGAAAATACCAAAAACAGGGTCAGACTCACCAGGCCCAGACACATCCTCAACCTGCATCCCAGCAGAACTGTATGGACCAGGATGAAGAGGCGGACATCACCCTCCCGTCCCGGAGCAGCAGCCTCATGGTTTCACGTCACAGCATCTACCTCAACAGTCATCAAGTAGCCCTGGAGGCagaagagagggagagggagagggagagagaaagagagatggaaatggaaatggaaatggaaagaGATGATAATGCAGAGAGAGAGTTTGAGATGCACAGAAATGTGCATGAAGGCTTTGATCACTCCCTCGGTAGATCAAGACAAAGTCTAGAACAGGACAGTTAA
- the LOC131548825 gene encoding uncharacterized protein LOC131548825 isoform X1, whose amino-acid sequence MGTEPPHCIGQNIAIGLTSIALLISVCLNVVFCLLRRKGKKYAENENMLYYGDSNEEPLRQDSLQSCRFEDDEMERQENPIYGNICLDGGGPFEMSQEVCYEQMSHASTAKKGLKVQQGDVSYASLDLTANKKRRKKRKYQKQGQTHQAQTHPQPASQQNCMDQDEEADITLPSRSSSLMVSRHSIYLNSHQVALEAEEREREREREREMEMEMEMERDDNAEREFEMHRNVHEGFDHSLGRSRQSLEQDS is encoded by the exons ATGGGGACAG AACCACCTCACTGCATAGGTCAAAATATTGCTATTGGTCTGACATCGATTGCACTGCTGATATCTGTGTGCTTAAACGTTGTATTCTGTTTATTAagaagaaagggaaaaaaatatgcAG aaaatgaaaacatgctttACTATGGAGATTCCAATGAAGAACCATTACGTCAAGATTCACTTCAGTCTTGCAG GTTTGAGGATGATGAGATGGAAAGACAGGAAAATCCGATTTATGGAAATATATGTTTAGATGGAGGAG GACCTTTTGAAATGTCTCAGGAGGTGTGTTATGAACAAATGTCACATGCAAGCACAGCAAAGAAGGGATTAAAG GTCCAGCAGGGGGACGTGTCCTACGCCTCTTTGGATCTGACTGCCAATAAAAAGCGTAGGAAGAAGAGAAAATACCAAAAACAGGGTCAGACTCACCAGGCCCAGACACATCCTCAACCTGCATCCCAGCAGAACTGTATGGACCAGGATGAAGAGGCGGACATCACCCTCCCGTCCCGGAGCAGCAGCCTCATGGTTTCACGTCACAGCATCTACCTCAACAGTCATCAAGTAGCCCTGGAGGCagaagagagggagagggagagggagagagaaagagagatggaaatggaaatggaaatggaaagaGATGATAATGCAGAGAGAGAGTTTGAGATGCACAGAAATGTGCATGAAGGCTTTGATCACTCCCTCGGTAGATCAAGACAAAGTCTAGAACAGGACAGTTAA